The genome window GCGAATTAACTTTCGATTTGAATTTAATTCATTCAAAACCAAAAAATGATCTGCTACATTTTTTTCATTTGTCTTTTTAACAACTTTTTTTAAAACTTCTTGATATTCTTCGATGTTTTTAAACTCAAATTCAACTGCTTCATATTTCCTCAAAAAACTTTTTTTGACAAACTCATCATTATTTTTTTGACTTTCTTTATTAATCAAAAAACTCAATATAACAAGAGCAAACACAGCAATAACACTTACAATAAGCGCTATAACATAAATGGATTTATTGGATAAATGGACTCGAAATCGAAAAGACAAACTAATTTTTTTTGCAAAACTAAGGGAAGCTTTTTAATCTAAAAAATAAGAGAACATTTATCATAAAATGATAATTTTCAAATAATTGACAATATTATATAAACTAAAAATCTCCCTTTTGGGAGATTTATTTATCTTTTAAGCGTCATTTAGAACATTGGATGTGGATTGGCAGATTCTTTCGGAACATCTTGATGCACATCCCAATGTTCAACAATTTTACCATCTTTTAGTCTAAAAATATCAATTGTTGATTTTAGCGAACCATCTGGATTTATATTTTTGATATGCAAGAAAACCAAATCTCCTTCTGCTGCAATATGTTGTACATCAATTTTGGTTTTTGGAGCTCCTTTGAACCACCCTTCTGCAGCTTTTTTGAATGCTTCAGAACCATCTGCTACATTAGGATTGTGCTGAATATATTCTGGAGCAATATATTTATCAACCGCCGTTAAATCCTTATCACCAAACATTTGTTGGTAAAAATCAAGAACGATTTTTTTGTTTGATTCAATTTCAGAATTTGAATTAACTTTCGCAGATTCAGTTTTAGGTTCAGTATTCTTCGTGCAACTCATCATTTGAATAGAAAGCAAAACTGCTGAACAAAATAATAAAGGCGTGATTATTTTTTTCATTATAATAGATTTTTAAAATCTATTATCAAAAATCTATCCGAATAAGTTATTTAGTCTTTTCTTTCTTCGTAAATAAATGAGAAATCACTTCGAGTTTATCATGATCGAACAAACACAAACCTTCAACATAGAAAGGTGTAAAATGAAAACTTTGTTGATCTACGATTCCAAATTCTTTCAGTTTTGGTTCGTAAACGACAAAACCTGTACGTAAAAATGGCTTTTTAGAAACTTTATATAACACAATATCATTGGTAAATAATCGTCGATTTCGTTTATCCAATATATCTATTCCAATATCTATGGTATCAAATTGCAAAGCATTTTCGTGCCAAGAAAATTCATTATAACCTTTAAAATAGGTTACTCCATCAATCTCCTTCGCAAAACCTTCTACTTTATTTTTGTTTCGTAATCGATAATATCCGATCGTTTTCATCTGACAAATTTGCAATAAAAAAAATTAAAATAGAAACGAACAATATTAAAATAGATGATTAAATTTATCATCCGAAAACAACTAACACAATGTACAAAGTATATCCACAAAAAAGATACAATGAAACCTTAGCTTTGCTGAAAAAATTTGCTCAACCTACTGATAAAATCCTTGATTTGGGAATCAAAAATCCTTTTACAGATGTGATGTTAGAAAATGGTTTTGATGTAAAAAATACAAATGGCGACGATTTGGACTATTATTATAAGGATTTGCAAAATTATGATGCTAACTTTGTGACGGCTTTAGAAATTTTAGAACATTTAGTCAATCCAATGGAAGTGTTGAGAAATTTGCCTGGAGATAAATTATTAGCTTCAATTCCGATGCGTTTGTGGTTTTCGCCTGCTTATCGTAATCAAAATGATGTGCGAGATGTACATTATCACGAATTTGAAGATTGGCAATTTGACATGTTAATGGAAAAAGCTGGATGGAATGTGATACATCGTCACAAATGGACGCATCCATCAAACAAACTGGGAATAAGACCCTTATTAAGAAGAATTACACCAAGATATTATGCTGTCTACGCAGAACGAAAAAAAGACTTTACTTACTAAATACTCTATTGTTATACCTGCACATAACGAAGAAGATTTTATTGCGATTACGCTAAATTCTCTCGTTAATCAAACTGTTTTGCCCTATGAAGTGATTGTTGTAAACGATCATTCAACTGATAAAACACAACAAATTGTAGAAGAATTTACAGCTAAATATCCGTTCATCAAATTAAGAAATATCTTATCGAAAGGTGAACATCAGCCTGGAAGTAAAGTGATACAAGCTTTCTTGAAAGGTTATGAAATCATTGATCCAAATTATGATATTATTGTTAAATTGGATGCAGATTTAGATATTCCGTTTAATTATTTTGAGACTATTTTAACTCATTTTAATCAAGATGAAGACATTGCAATGGTTGGTGGTTTTGCGTATATTGACAAAGACGGGAATTGGATTCTAGAAAATCTGACAGATAAAGACCATATTCGTGGTGCATTTAAGGGTTATCGAAAAAAATGTTACGAAAAAATTGGTGGATTACGCGCGCATATGGGTTGGGATACAGTAGACGAATTGTTGTGCAAATATTATGGTTGGAAAGTTGTTACAGACGAATCTTTACACATCAAACATCTAAAACCAACTGGTGCTAGTTACAATAAATCGGCGCTTTACAAACAAGGTGCAGCTTATTATGCATTAGGTTATGGATTTTGGATTACATTAATTGCTGGCACAAAATTGGCTTTACGTAAAAAGAAACCCACATATATTTTGTATTATTTGAAAGGTTTTTTTGAAGCTAAAACCAATGGTACAAAAAAAATGGTAAATCGAGATCAAGAGAAATTCATCCGAAATTATCGTTGGTCGAAAATGAAACAAAAAATAAAAGGTTAAATCTAACATGCGATATTGGTTAACATACACGCTATTTATCTTTCCATTCATCAGCTTTGCGCAAAATAAGTTGATTACTGGTTCTGTGGTTGTAGACGAAGGAAACGATTATATTTCCTCGGTTTCTGGTGCTCGTATAGAAAATCTGACATCAGAAAGTAAGACATATACAAGCCCTTCGGGCTATTATTCTATCCAAGCAAATGTTGGCGATACAATTTTGTTTGAAGCAGATTTTTTGATTCCTAGAAAAATTGTAATCAATCAAAATATTTACAACAAAGGTTTTTTACAAGCACATTTGGATATTGAAACAATTGAATTGAGTGGTGCAACAATTGGTAAAGGTCCTTTACAACCCAAATATCATACGGATAATAAAACAGATTTGTACGATAAAATGGGACTTGATCAACGTTTACGAGATTTAGAACCTAAAAGAGATATTGCCAAATTCAAACCAATGGATGTTTTAAATCCTGTTCGATTAATTGGTCATATGAATGGTTTTTATCGTGAGCAACGCCGTGTACGTAACTACGAAACAAAACTTTCTCTTGTTCAAGAAGTTAAACATTATTATCCAACAGATTTTTATACAAATCAATTACAAATTCCTGAATATAAAATAGAAGAATTTTTATATTATGTTAATGCGCGTTATCCGCTCCAAGAAAAAGTTTTGAGTAGACAATTTGGTACGATAATGATTGATTTAGAATCTTATGCGAAAGATTATTTGAATGAATTAAATCAAAACAAAAATCAATAATTCTTAATAGATTTTTAAAATTTAGCCAATAAACGTTAACAAAATTGATGCTAATTTATTAAGACTTATCTTCGTACAAATAATTAAACGTATAATCAAGAACAATTGAAATCACTATTTACCATTCTAATATTGCTGTTATCGAATTTTATTTTTGCACAAGAAAAATGGGTTCAGGGAAACATTATTATTGATGATTCTGACGATACAGCAGAAGGAGTTTACGTTACAAATCTGAGAACAAATCATACAACAATTTCTAATTTTACAGGAACTTTTCTTATTCAAGCAAAAGTAAATGACACGCTAAAAATACAATCTGATTGGTATGAAAATCGACTAATTATCTTAAGACCAAATTTGTTCAATAAACAAACAATTGTAGTCCATTTAGCTGTTCAGACAATTCAATTGAATACCGCATATATTGGTCAAAAGTTGACAGGTATTCTTGAAAAAGATGTAAAAAATGGAAAAAAAGCTGATGTTGTAACAAAACTTTATAAAAGTCTTGGCGTTAATCCTGATATCAAACCTATAAAAGATACATCTTCGTTGAAAGCTGGATTTTTGAGTGGAGATATTACGTTGACGAGGTTGGATATTGGACGTATTTATGATGTTTTTTCTGGCAAAGCAAAACAACGAAAAGCATTACTAGATTAT of Empedobacter falsenii contains these proteins:
- a CDS encoding nuclear transport factor 2 family protein, translated to MKKIITPLLFCSAVLLSIQMMSCTKNTEPKTESAKVNSNSEIESNKKIVLDFYQQMFGDKDLTAVDKYIAPEYIQHNPNVADGSEAFKKAAEGWFKGAPKTKIDVQHIAAEGDLVFLHIKNINPDGSLKSTIDIFRLKDGKIVEHWDVHQDVPKESANPHPMF
- a CDS encoding glycosyltransferase, yielding MLSTQNEKKTLLTKYSIVIPAHNEEDFIAITLNSLVNQTVLPYEVIVVNDHSTDKTQQIVEEFTAKYPFIKLRNILSKGEHQPGSKVIQAFLKGYEIIDPNYDIIVKLDADLDIPFNYFETILTHFNQDEDIAMVGGFAYIDKDGNWILENLTDKDHIRGAFKGYRKKCYEKIGGLRAHMGWDTVDELLCKYYGWKVVTDESLHIKHLKPTGASYNKSALYKQGAAYYALGYGFWITLIAGTKLALRKKKPTYILYYLKGFFEAKTNGTKKMVNRDQEKFIRNYRWSKMKQKIKG
- a CDS encoding class I SAM-dependent methyltransferase; its protein translation is MYKVYPQKRYNETLALLKKFAQPTDKILDLGIKNPFTDVMLENGFDVKNTNGDDLDYYYKDLQNYDANFVTALEILEHLVNPMEVLRNLPGDKLLASIPMRLWFSPAYRNQNDVRDVHYHEFEDWQFDMLMEKAGWNVIHRHKWTHPSNKLGIRPLLRRITPRYYAVYAERKKDFTY